One window from the genome of Erwinia sorbitola encodes:
- a CDS encoding KpsF/GutQ family sugar-phosphate isomerase, translating into MTPEQSWQQATTGWETYRQALTALETGLDRQQWLAVLNALAACKGKIAVTGIGTSGIAARKIAHMLACVEHPAIWLSAADAAHGDIGFLRNNDVLIMLSRGGNSDELTRLLPTIKAKGCRLISVTENAGSAIARAADLLLLMPKSQEIDPLNMLATTSIISALAVFDAMIAVLMTSSGYSKETLLQVHPGGNVGKMLREEE; encoded by the coding sequence ATGACCCCGGAACAGAGCTGGCAACAGGCCACCACAGGTTGGGAGACTTACCGCCAGGCGCTGACGGCACTGGAAACCGGGCTTGACCGTCAGCAGTGGCTGGCGGTACTTAATGCCCTCGCCGCCTGCAAAGGCAAGATTGCGGTCACCGGCATTGGTACTTCTGGCATTGCCGCGCGTAAAATCGCCCATATGCTGGCCTGCGTGGAGCACCCCGCCATCTGGTTAAGCGCTGCCGATGCCGCCCATGGCGATATCGGTTTTCTGCGCAATAACGACGTGCTGATTATGCTGTCGCGCGGCGGTAACTCTGACGAGCTTACCCGGCTGCTGCCGACGATAAAAGCCAAAGGCTGTAGGCTGATTAGCGTAACCGAAAACGCGGGATCCGCCATAGCCCGGGCCGCAGATCTGCTGCTGTTAATGCCCAAATCACAGGAGATCGACCCGCTGAATATGCTGGCGACCACCTCTATTATCAGCGCACTGGCAGTGTTCGACGCGATGATTGCGGTGCTGATGACCAGCAGCGGTTACAGCAAAGAGACGCTGCTCCAGGTGCACCCGGGGGGGAATGTCGGGAAGATGTTAAGGGAAGAAGAATAA
- a CDS encoding FGGY-family carbohydrate kinase, with translation MASYYIGVDVGTGSARAGIFDITGRMMGQASREIAMFRPQANFVEQSSDNIWQAVCQAVRDAINQTNINPVQIKGLGFDATCSLVVLDKEGQPLTVSPSGRSEQNIIVWMDHRAIVQAERINALKHPVLDYVGGVISPEMQTPKLLWLKQHMPASWQNVGHLFDLPDFLTWRATGDVTRSVCSLVCKWTWLAHQDGWDTSYFKQIGLEDLLEHDAAKIGSDVKSMGEPLGRGLTQRAASELGLLPGTPVSTSIIDAHAGSLGTLGAAGPSGELADFDRRIALIGGTSTGHMAISREPRFIKGVWGPYYSAVLPDFWLNEGGQSATGALIDHVIQSHPCYSQLREQGKNQGKTIYEVLNALLRDMAGEADKIAFLTRDIHMLPYFHGNRSPRANPNLTGILTGLTLSRTPEDMALHYLATIQAIALGTRHIIETMNQSGYSIDTIMASGGGTKNPIFVQEHANASGCTMLLAEESESMLLGSAMMGTVAAGVYDTLPEAMNAMSRIGKTVTPQTNEIKRYYNRKYRVFRELYHDHMKYQQMMQEE, from the coding sequence ATGGCGAGCTATTACATTGGTGTGGATGTGGGAACCGGCAGCGCACGCGCAGGTATTTTTGATATTACCGGACGAATGATGGGCCAGGCGAGCCGGGAAATTGCGATGTTTCGTCCGCAGGCCAATTTTGTTGAACAGTCTTCTGACAATATCTGGCAGGCAGTGTGCCAGGCGGTACGCGATGCGATTAATCAGACCAATATCAACCCGGTGCAGATCAAAGGCCTGGGGTTTGATGCCACCTGTTCACTGGTTGTGTTAGATAAAGAGGGCCAGCCGCTAACGGTCAGCCCTTCCGGGCGCAGCGAGCAGAATATTATTGTGTGGATGGATCACCGTGCCATTGTGCAGGCGGAGCGCATCAACGCGTTGAAACACCCGGTGCTCGACTACGTGGGCGGCGTGATCTCACCCGAGATGCAGACGCCGAAACTGCTGTGGCTTAAGCAGCATATGCCTGCCAGCTGGCAAAACGTCGGCCACCTTTTTGACCTGCCGGATTTCCTCACCTGGCGCGCCACCGGCGATGTTACTCGCTCGGTCTGTTCGCTGGTATGTAAATGGACATGGCTGGCCCATCAGGACGGCTGGGATACCAGCTATTTTAAACAGATCGGGCTGGAAGATTTGCTGGAACATGACGCGGCGAAAATCGGCAGCGACGTTAAAAGTATGGGCGAGCCGTTGGGGCGCGGGCTGACTCAGCGCGCCGCCAGTGAGCTGGGCCTGCTGCCCGGAACTCCGGTCAGCACCTCCATTATTGATGCACATGCAGGTAGCCTTGGCACGCTCGGCGCTGCCGGGCCGTCAGGTGAGCTGGCAGATTTTGACCGCCGTATTGCACTGATTGGCGGTACATCGACCGGGCATATGGCGATCTCCCGCGAACCACGCTTTATCAAAGGAGTCTGGGGGCCATATTACTCGGCGGTACTGCCAGATTTCTGGCTTAACGAGGGAGGCCAGTCTGCCACCGGCGCACTTATCGACCATGTTATCCAGTCGCATCCCTGCTACAGCCAGCTGCGCGAACAGGGAAAAAATCAGGGCAAAACCATTTATGAGGTGCTGAACGCCCTGCTGCGTGATATGGCAGGAGAAGCGGATAAAATTGCGTTTCTGACGCGCGATATCCATATGCTGCCCTACTTCCACGGCAACCGCTCTCCGCGTGCTAACCCTAACCTTACCGGGATCCTCACCGGGCTGACGCTGTCGCGTACGCCGGAGGATATGGCGCTGCACTATCTGGCGACTATTCAGGCGATTGCACTGGGTACCCGGCATATTATTGAAACCATGAATCAGAGCGGCTACAGCATTGATACCATTATGGCCAGCGGCGGCGGCACCAAGAATCCGATCTTTGTGCAGGAACACGCTAACGCTTCCGGCTGTACCATGCTGCTGGCGGAGGAGAGTGAGTCGATGCTGCTGGGCAGTGCGATGATGGGTACCGTGGCAGCAGGGGTTTATGACACGCTGCCGGAGGCGATGAACGCCATGAGCCGCATTGGTAAAACCGTGACGCCGCAGACTAACGAGATCAAACGTTATTACAACCGTAAATACCGGGTGTTCCGCGAGCTGTACCACGATCATATGAAATATCAGCAGATGATGCAGGAGGAGTAA
- a CDS encoding ABC transporter permease codes for MTLLNKLPGDRILRLQVLMLVAVLALFSLTLGGRFFSSGNFNSIASQLPVLGLLALGMAVTMLTGGINLSIIASANACSLLMAALIVAHPDRPEWIALALLAGLALAVAIGVVNGVLIAVIGVSPILATLGTMTLIAGLNILLSNGAVISGFPPLIQMLGNGDVAGVPISLLLFLAVAALMWLLLERTTLGRTILLLGSNEKATRFSGVNTTRVTIVVYILSALMSWGAALLMMSMFNSAKAGYGESWLLVTILASVLGGINPDGGFGRIPGLVLALIVLQMLESGLNLLGVSSYLTMALWGGVLILFIALQHRRT; via the coding sequence CTGACATTACTGAATAAACTACCGGGAGATCGGATTCTCCGGCTACAGGTGCTGATGCTGGTGGCGGTACTGGCGCTGTTCTCCCTGACGCTGGGCGGACGCTTTTTTAGCAGCGGTAACTTCAATTCGATCGCCAGCCAGCTGCCGGTGCTCGGCCTGCTGGCGCTGGGTATGGCCGTCACCATGCTGACCGGTGGGATTAATCTGTCGATTATTGCCAGCGCTAACGCCTGTTCGCTGCTGATGGCGGCACTGATCGTCGCCCATCCCGATCGGCCAGAGTGGATAGCCCTTGCACTGCTGGCCGGGCTGGCGCTGGCAGTGGCGATAGGCGTGGTAAACGGAGTGCTGATTGCGGTGATTGGCGTCTCGCCCATTCTGGCAACGCTCGGCACGATGACGCTGATAGCCGGACTGAATATTTTACTGTCGAATGGCGCAGTGATCTCCGGCTTCCCGCCGTTGATTCAGATGCTCGGCAACGGTGATGTTGCCGGTGTGCCCATCTCTTTACTGCTGTTCCTCGCCGTGGCTGCCCTGATGTGGCTGCTGCTGGAGCGCACTACGCTGGGCCGCACCATTCTGCTGCTGGGCAGTAACGAAAAAGCCACGCGCTTCAGCGGCGTGAATACCACACGTGTCACCATTGTGGTTTATATCCTGTCGGCGCTGATGAGCTGGGGAGCCGCACTGCTGATGATGTCGATGTTCAACTCTGCAAAGGCGGGCTACGGCGAGTCCTGGCTGCTGGTAACCATTCTCGCCTCAGTGCTGGGCGGTATTAATCCGGACGGCGGTTTTGGGCGTATTCCCGGGCTGGTACTGGCGCTGATAGTACTACAGATGCTGGAAAGTGGACTGAATCTGCTGGGAGTGAGCAGCTACCTCACTATGGCCCTTTGGGGTGGTGTACTGATCCTGTTTATTGCGTTGCAACATCGCAGAACCTGA
- a CDS encoding ABC transporter permease translates to MNNKLRQLISQHEFWLGMLIVLLALGLSLRTSEFLTLGNLTDVATSYAILGILACGLFVVLIAGGIDISFPAMTAIAQYVMASTMLAYGGNLFSVFAVAIGCGLLLGMFNGLLVYLLRVPAIIITIATLNLFYGLLVWATNGTWLYGFPDWFMNGINWFSFTAADGYDYGLTLPLLCLLAVFVLTGVLMNFTRIGRQIYAMGGSRESASRLGINLRGLHLAVYGYMGVLAGVAAVVQAQTTQSVAPNSLVGYELTVLAAVVLGGASMSGGRGTLTGTLLGVLLLAFLQNGLTLLAVSSYWHMVFSGIIILVSVSATAWNEKHQRAKGN, encoded by the coding sequence ATGAATAACAAATTACGTCAACTTATCAGCCAGCACGAATTCTGGCTGGGTATGCTGATTGTGCTGCTGGCCCTCGGCCTCAGCCTGCGCACCAGCGAGTTCCTCACGCTCGGCAACCTGACGGACGTCGCCACCAGCTATGCCATCCTCGGTATTCTGGCCTGTGGCCTGTTTGTGGTGCTGATTGCCGGAGGGATTGATATCTCGTTCCCGGCAATGACGGCCATTGCCCAGTATGTAATGGCCAGCACCATGCTGGCATACGGCGGCAATCTGTTTAGCGTATTTGCCGTTGCCATCGGCTGCGGCCTGCTGCTGGGAATGTTTAACGGCCTGCTGGTTTATCTGCTTCGCGTACCGGCGATTATTATCACTATCGCCACGCTGAACCTGTTTTACGGCCTGCTGGTCTGGGCTACCAACGGCACCTGGCTGTATGGTTTCCCGGACTGGTTTATGAACGGTATTAACTGGTTCTCCTTCACCGCCGCCGACGGCTACGACTATGGTCTGACGCTGCCGCTGCTCTGCCTGCTGGCGGTGTTTGTGCTCACCGGCGTCCTGATGAACTTTACCCGTATCGGACGGCAGATCTATGCAATGGGCGGCAGCCGTGAGTCGGCTTCACGCCTCGGCATTAACCTGCGCGGCCTGCATCTGGCGGTCTATGGCTATATGGGCGTGCTGGCCGGTGTGGCCGCAGTCGTTCAGGCACAAACCACGCAGTCTGTCGCCCCGAATTCACTGGTTGGCTACGAGCTGACGGTGCTGGCGGCGGTGGTACTGGGCGGTGCCAGTATGAGCGGCGGACGCGGTACGCTAACGGGAACGCTACTTGGCGTGCTGCTGCTGGCGTTCCTGCAAAACGGCCTGACGCTGCTGGCAGTGTCGTCTTACTGGCATATGGTGTTTAGCGGCATCATTATTCTGGTCAGCGTTAGCGCCACGGCCTGGAATGAAAAACATCAGCGGGCAAAGGGGAACTGA